A single region of the Pontibacter kalidii genome encodes:
- a CDS encoding ISAon1 family transposase, producing MDNTPVSCRQLASYFHLDGKQLQEQYKEHTSHFHQWEQREHASDWMRFPQNVGQELSIDETALSNGELYTILTNKAAKGRKGALVAMVRGTQAEDIITVLEGIPQTARAKVREVTLDMAKAVRGCFPKACRVIDRFHVQKLAYEAVQELRIKYRWQALDEENQRLEQAKRSRQRFDAEVLSNGDTLKQLLARSRYLLFKHRSRWSASQKERADMLFYRYPLLGRAYDLAMELGQIFTYCKSKQQAFKRLAIWYNEVEASGIDSFRTVARSVQNHYEHILNFFNNRSTNASAESFNAKVKAFRATFRGVRDTTFFLFRLANIYA from the coding sequence TTGGATAACACCCCCGTCAGCTGCCGGCAACTGGCCAGCTACTTCCACCTGGACGGCAAACAGCTCCAGGAGCAGTACAAGGAGCACACCAGCCACTTTCACCAATGGGAGCAGCGGGAGCACGCCTCCGACTGGATGCGCTTTCCCCAGAACGTTGGCCAAGAGCTGAGCATTGATGAGACAGCCCTCTCCAATGGAGAGCTCTACACCATCCTGACCAACAAAGCCGCTAAAGGCAGAAAAGGCGCGCTGGTGGCGATGGTCAGGGGCACACAGGCAGAAGACATTATCACAGTGCTGGAAGGCATACCCCAGACGGCCAGAGCCAAAGTCCGGGAGGTGACCCTGGACATGGCCAAGGCTGTGAGAGGCTGCTTTCCCAAAGCTTGCCGGGTCATTGACCGTTTCCATGTCCAGAAGCTGGCTTATGAAGCGGTGCAGGAGCTTCGTATCAAGTACCGCTGGCAAGCCCTGGATGAGGAAAACCAGCGGTTAGAGCAGGCGAAAAGGAGCAGGCAGCGTTTTGACGCGGAAGTACTATCTAACGGGGACACGTTGAAGCAGCTGCTGGCCCGCAGCCGCTACCTGCTCTTCAAGCACCGAAGCAGATGGAGCGCCTCCCAAAAGGAAAGAGCCGATATGCTCTTCTACAGGTATCCGCTGCTGGGCAGGGCCTATGACCTGGCCATGGAGCTGGGCCAGATCTTTACCTATTGCAAAAGCAAGCAGCAGGCATTCAAGCGCCTGGCCATCTGGTACAATGAAGTGGAGGCCTCCGGTATAGACTCCTTTCGCACGGTGGCCCGGTCGGTACAGAATCATTATGAGCACATCCTCAATTTCTTCAATAACCGCAGCACCAATGCCTCGGCCGAATCCTTCAATGCTAAGGTAAAAGCCTTCAGAGCCACCTTCAGGGGAGTCAGAGATACAACGTTTTTCCTCTTCCGACTAGCCAACATCTATGCCTGA
- a CDS encoding PQQ-dependent sugar dehydrogenase, giving the protein MKTTKNHTLVRLLRATAAMLALLLMADQACAQKSSVRTEAGDIKVETLAQNLDHPWGMAFLPDGRLLVTERAGTLRILDKNNKLSEPLEGTPKVFAQGQGGMLDVALDPDFGQNNLVYLSFAEPGENNTASTAVGRGRLEGNEIKDFKVIFRQEQKVEGPNHFGGRIVFMPDGHLVLTLGERFKFDPAQDLSNHLGTIVRLKPDGTVPKDNPFVGKQEARDEVWSYGHRNIESAAVDPATGNLWIAEMGPMGGDELNQPQAGRNYGWPVVSWGDNYDGSKIPKPSTRPEFADAVIHWTPTISPSGMVFYTGSMYPKWKGSALIGGLTSSGIVRVQLNGGKAEEVERIPLTVRVRDVEQAPDGSIYVLTDQDNGKVLKLNLMK; this is encoded by the coding sequence ATGAAGACAACAAAGAACCACACACTGGTGCGCCTCTTGAGGGCCACCGCGGCTATGCTAGCCTTATTGCTTATGGCAGACCAAGCCTGTGCGCAGAAATCCTCCGTCAGAACGGAGGCAGGCGATATTAAGGTGGAGACGCTGGCCCAAAACCTGGATCATCCGTGGGGTATGGCTTTTCTGCCGGACGGCCGGCTCCTGGTTACAGAGCGGGCTGGCACGCTCCGCATACTCGACAAGAATAACAAGCTTTCCGAGCCGCTGGAGGGCACGCCCAAAGTGTTTGCGCAGGGGCAGGGAGGGATGCTGGACGTGGCACTGGACCCTGACTTTGGGCAAAACAACCTTGTTTACCTTTCTTTTGCAGAGCCCGGGGAGAACAACACCGCCTCCACGGCAGTTGGGCGGGGACGGCTGGAAGGAAACGAGATCAAGGACTTTAAGGTGATTTTCCGGCAGGAGCAGAAGGTGGAGGGGCCTAACCACTTCGGCGGGCGCATTGTGTTCATGCCGGACGGGCACCTGGTGCTGACATTGGGCGAGCGCTTCAAGTTTGACCCCGCCCAGGACCTTTCAAACCACTTGGGTACTATTGTGCGCCTAAAACCGGACGGCACAGTGCCGAAGGATAACCCCTTTGTGGGGAAGCAGGAGGCAAGGGATGAGGTATGGTCGTACGGCCACCGCAACATAGAAAGCGCAGCCGTAGACCCGGCCACAGGCAACCTTTGGATCGCAGAGATGGGGCCAATGGGTGGCGATGAGCTGAACCAGCCCCAAGCTGGCAGGAACTATGGTTGGCCGGTGGTAAGCTGGGGCGATAACTACGATGGCTCCAAAATCCCCAAACCATCCACACGCCCTGAGTTTGCCGACGCCGTTATCCATTGGACACCTACCATTTCTCCCTCCGGGATGGTTTTCTACACAGGTAGCATGTATCCGAAATGGAAGGGAAGCGCGCTGATTGGCGGGCTGACCAGCTCAGGTATTGTGCGGGTGCAACTAAACGGCGGCAAGGCGGAGGAAGTGGAGCGTATCCCGCTGACTGTGCGCGTGCGCGATGTGGAGCAGGCCCCAGACGGGTCTATCTACGTGCTGACGGATCAGGATAACGGCAAGGTTCTGAAACTAAATCTGATGAAATAG
- a CDS encoding helix-turn-helix domain-containing protein produces the protein MIDNPFSVIERRLNRLETLLLELKEKSSTPRITESSDRCTLPDALAITGLSKSKLYKLTASKEIPHKRFGRRLVFSRKELLAWVETQTVERNTSCEVNLQLARSANNKIRKGGKR, from the coding sequence ATGATTGACAATCCATTTTCAGTAATCGAGAGGCGTTTGAACCGATTGGAAACGCTGCTCCTTGAGCTAAAAGAAAAAAGCTCTACACCAAGAATAACTGAGTCTTCAGACCGCTGCACTTTACCAGATGCGCTGGCGATTACTGGGCTCAGTAAGTCTAAACTTTACAAACTTACCGCTTCCAAGGAGATCCCTCACAAACGATTCGGGCGTCGGTTAGTGTTTTCCCGCAAAGAACTTCTTGCTTGGGTAGAAACCCAAACGGTGGAGAGGAACACTAGCTGTGAGGTCAACCTGCAGTTGGCTAGAAGTGCCAACAATAAAATTAGGAAAGGAGGTAAGCGATGA
- a CDS encoding type I restriction-modification system subunit M, producing MEKKITQQEINNIVWKACDTFRGVIDPSQYKDYILTMLFLKYVSDVHKDKFSKYLEKYDGDKERAERAMRHERFVVPEHCTFDYLYEHRNETNIGELINIALNDLEEANREKLGGEDGSGIFRNIDFNSSNLGDAKDKKTRLKNLLTDFSDKKLDLRPSHLAGNDIIGDAYEFLIAHFASDAGKKAGEFYTPGEVSTLIAKLTKSAPGARICDPTCGSGSMLIKAGREVGSDNFSLYGQEANGSTWALAVMNMFLHGFDNATVRWGDTIRNPKLKEGDALMKFDTVVANPPFSLDKWGADEAAADPHNRFWRGVPPISKGDWAFISHMIETTYEGRGKVGVVVPHGVLFRGSSEGKIRQKAIEENLLEAVIGLPSNLFFGTGIPAAILIFNRGKGTNKNVLFIDASQRYEPGKNQNRLREQDINAIVDTYRRFNSGELEAGVVEDKFAYVATPEELQENEYNLNIPRYVDTFEEEDAIDVQAVQQEIDKLEDELAAVQQEMKSYLEELSL from the coding sequence ATGGAAAAGAAAATTACACAGCAGGAGATTAATAACATAGTTTGGAAAGCGTGCGATACCTTTAGAGGCGTTATCGACCCAAGCCAGTATAAAGACTATATCCTTACCATGCTCTTCTTGAAGTATGTAAGCGATGTGCATAAGGATAAATTTAGCAAGTACTTAGAGAAGTATGACGGTGATAAGGAGCGTGCAGAGCGTGCCATGCGTCACGAGCGTTTTGTGGTGCCCGAGCATTGTACATTTGATTACCTGTACGAGCACCGCAACGAGACCAATATTGGTGAACTGATAAACATTGCCTTAAATGACTTAGAGGAAGCTAACCGTGAAAAATTAGGAGGTGAAGACGGTTCGGGTATTTTCCGTAACATCGACTTTAACTCCAGTAACCTGGGTGACGCTAAGGACAAGAAGACGCGCCTGAAGAATTTGCTGACTGACTTCAGTGATAAGAAGCTGGACCTGCGTCCATCCCATTTGGCTGGTAACGACATCATCGGTGATGCTTACGAATTCCTGATAGCTCACTTCGCTTCTGATGCAGGAAAAAAAGCGGGAGAGTTTTATACCCCAGGTGAGGTTTCTACGCTTATTGCCAAATTGACTAAATCGGCACCTGGAGCTCGTATTTGTGACCCTACTTGCGGTTCGGGCTCGATGTTGATTAAGGCAGGCCGTGAAGTAGGTTCTGATAACTTCTCGCTTTACGGACAGGAAGCCAACGGTAGTACTTGGGCACTGGCTGTAATGAATATGTTCCTGCATGGCTTTGATAATGCTACGGTGCGCTGGGGTGATACTATCCGCAACCCAAAACTGAAAGAGGGTGATGCCCTAATGAAATTTGATACAGTAGTTGCCAACCCGCCTTTCTCGCTGGATAAGTGGGGTGCTGATGAAGCCGCTGCAGACCCACACAACCGCTTTTGGCGTGGGGTGCCACCTATTAGCAAGGGAGATTGGGCCTTTATCTCGCACATGATTGAGACTACCTACGAGGGTAGGGGTAAGGTAGGTGTAGTGGTGCCGCATGGTGTACTGTTCCGTGGCTCTTCTGAGGGTAAGATTCGTCAAAAAGCCATTGAAGAAAACTTGCTGGAGGCTGTGATTGGCCTGCCGTCTAACTTATTCTTTGGTACCGGTATTCCTGCTGCTATCCTAATCTTTAACCGTGGAAAAGGCACTAACAAGAATGTGCTGTTCATAGATGCCAGCCAGCGCTACGAACCAGGAAAGAACCAAAATAGGCTTCGCGAGCAGGATATCAACGCGATTGTAGATACTTACCGACGTTTTAATAGTGGTGAGCTTGAAGCGGGTGTTGTAGAGGACAAGTTTGCCTATGTTGCTACTCCTGAGGAGCTGCAGGAAAACGAGTATAACCTGAATATCCCGCGTTATGTGGACACCTTTGAAGAAGAGGATGCTATTGATGTGCAGGCCGTGCAACAAGAGATTGACAAGTTGGAAGATGAATTGGCAGCGGTGCAGCAGGAAATGAAAAGCTATTTGGAAGAATTGAGCCTATAG
- a CDS encoding site-specific integrase, with translation MFDYSDNGITVSAMLDTRRANKFGLFPAKIRVTYKRQRQYYSTGKYLAEEDWEKLASTRNRELIEIRNSVQVTAEKVRDAVKALVKDDTFSFDTLNKRLGNATGDTLNTAFKAKIEGLKANGKVSTADWYKYTLRSIELFAGKQVKFSQVTIDWLLRYEKSLLEENKSYTTISMYMRALQVIVNEAKAAGIIKPSQHPFGKGKYEIPQHEGRSISLTIGEIAKIVDYQCKTETEERCRDLWLFSYLCNGANITDICKLKFSNINNGEISFYRQKTLAKAKKKKQIHAVITPEMQAIINKWGNSNAEPNDYIFPFLSGDETPEDERRIIKNVTSLMNKKMKGIGKELGIGSISTYTARHSYATVLKRSGANLAYISETLGHNDLKTTENYMARFEKEERLKNAALLTNFKKAS, from the coding sequence ATGTTCGACTACTCTGATAACGGAATTACGGTGTCTGCAATGCTGGATACCAGGAGAGCAAACAAGTTTGGATTGTTCCCTGCCAAAATACGTGTTACCTATAAGCGGCAACGCCAATATTACTCAACTGGAAAATACCTGGCTGAAGAAGACTGGGAAAAATTGGCGAGTACTAGGAACAGAGAGTTAATTGAGATAAGAAACTCTGTGCAGGTTACAGCGGAAAAGGTGAGAGATGCTGTCAAAGCGCTCGTTAAAGACGACACGTTTTCATTTGATACATTAAATAAGCGGCTGGGCAATGCTACGGGTGATACGTTGAATACAGCTTTCAAAGCCAAAATTGAAGGCCTGAAAGCAAATGGTAAAGTAAGTACGGCAGATTGGTATAAGTACACGCTGCGTAGTATAGAGCTTTTTGCTGGGAAGCAGGTTAAGTTTTCACAGGTTACTATTGATTGGCTCCTGCGATATGAAAAGAGTTTACTCGAAGAAAATAAGAGCTATACTACCATATCGATGTATATGAGGGCACTGCAAGTAATTGTAAATGAAGCAAAGGCTGCAGGAATAATCAAACCCTCCCAACACCCGTTTGGGAAAGGAAAGTATGAGATACCGCAACACGAAGGCAGGAGCATTTCTTTAACGATTGGAGAGATTGCCAAAATAGTAGACTATCAATGTAAGACAGAAACAGAGGAAAGGTGCCGTGATCTGTGGCTCTTCTCTTACCTCTGTAATGGGGCCAATATCACGGATATATGTAAGCTCAAGTTCTCAAACATCAACAATGGGGAAATTTCCTTTTACAGACAGAAAACATTAGCCAAGGCAAAGAAGAAAAAACAAATACATGCTGTTATAACGCCCGAGATGCAGGCTATTATCAATAAGTGGGGAAACAGCAACGCAGAGCCAAACGATTACATTTTCCCTTTTCTAAGTGGCGACGAAACCCCGGAAGACGAAAGGCGCATCATAAAAAACGTAACGAGCCTGATGAATAAGAAGATGAAGGGTATTGGTAAAGAATTGGGTATTGGTAGTATTAGTACTTATACAGCGCGACATAGTTATGCTACCGTACTCAAGCGCTCAGGGGCTAATCTTGCTTATATCTCTGAGACGCTTGGGCATAATGACTTAAAAACTACTGAAAACTATATGGCGAGATTTGAGAAAGAAGAGCGTCTGAAGAATGCAGCCTTGCTCACCAACTTCAAGAAAGCATCTTGA
- a CDS encoding restriction endonuclease subunit S, translated as MIAEAEDKLLETKCIPVGWEVTTLGKVCTFLDGKRKPIKESDRAMRRGIYPYYGASGIIDYVDNFIFDEELILLGEDGANILNRSTPLAFKVSGKIWVNNHAHVLRPNQDMDIGFLTEYLESLKYDKYNTGTAQPKLNKEVCSSIEVIKPPFEEQRAIGTIFSTWDNGIEKLQQLIAAKQKRKKALMQQLLTGKKRFKEFTDEWQEVTLGDVFNRVTRKNTDANTNVLTISAQKGLINQEHYFNKQVASETLDNYFLLRKGEFAYNKSYSNGYPMGAIKRLKYYEAGVVTTLYICFGLKNESKHSPEFMEHYFNAGFLNRELKKIAHEGGRAHGLLNVTPVDFFNLKLSIPDFREQQKIASVLQAADKEIEVLQQKLNALKQQKKGLVQKLLTGQVRVNLKAEPVS; from the coding sequence ATGATAGCAGAAGCAGAGGATAAGTTGCTTGAAACGAAATGCATTCCTGTTGGTTGGGAGGTTACAACTTTAGGTAAAGTATGCACTTTTCTTGATGGTAAAAGGAAACCCATAAAAGAAAGTGACAGGGCAATGCGTAGGGGTATTTACCCATATTATGGAGCGTCAGGCATAATTGATTATGTTGATAACTTTATTTTCGATGAAGAGTTGATTCTGTTAGGTGAAGATGGAGCTAATATTCTGAATCGTAGTACTCCTCTTGCGTTTAAGGTGTCGGGCAAGATATGGGTAAATAATCACGCTCACGTACTGCGTCCAAACCAAGATATGGATATAGGTTTCTTAACAGAATATTTGGAGAGCCTAAAGTATGACAAGTATAATACAGGAACTGCACAGCCCAAACTTAACAAAGAAGTATGTTCATCAATCGAAGTAATAAAGCCGCCTTTTGAGGAACAACGCGCCATAGGCACTATATTTTCTACTTGGGATAATGGCATTGAGAAACTGCAGCAGCTAATTGCCGCCAAGCAAAAGCGCAAGAAAGCTCTAATGCAGCAGCTCCTTACTGGTAAAAAACGGTTTAAGGAGTTTACAGATGAATGGCAGGAAGTAACATTAGGGGATGTTTTTAATCGTGTGACACGAAAGAATACAGATGCAAATACCAATGTGCTTACTATTTCTGCTCAAAAGGGATTAATAAATCAGGAGCATTACTTTAACAAACAAGTAGCGAGTGAAACGCTTGATAATTATTTCCTACTAAGGAAAGGAGAGTTCGCTTATAATAAAAGCTACTCTAATGGATACCCTATGGGGGCTATTAAAAGACTGAAATACTATGAGGCAGGTGTAGTTACGACTCTATACATTTGCTTCGGTTTGAAGAATGAAAGTAAGCACTCACCTGAATTTATGGAGCATTACTTTAATGCTGGTTTCTTGAATCGTGAGCTAAAGAAGATTGCACATGAGGGAGGTCGTGCACATGGATTGTTAAATGTAACCCCTGTAGATTTCTTTAACCTAAAATTATCTATACCTGATTTTAGAGAGCAGCAAAAAATAGCTTCCGTCCTTCAAGCCGCAGATAAAGAAATCGAAGTCTTGCAGCAAAAGCTCAATGCACTAAAACAACAGAAAAAAGGCCTAGTGCAGAAGCTCCTGACAGGTCAGGTACGGGTAAATCTAAAAGCAGAACCAGTTAGCTAA
- a CDS encoding DNA primase family protein, whose product MKPASNHLSLMRTASYHSLCLRPQADNLKLDIQAIKAEVERLQNKFEPVPHERLLDRLLEHVERIDFRQLADLDDSSDKLAKKHYLVACVEQVLSIARRNSWGLCQHNGSVYLYNGAFWCAVDDSELQVFLGRAAEKMGVDKFDARHYSFQEQLYKQFLAAANLPKPKQRLGVVLVNLLNGTLEIRPEGHVLRAPRPQDFLTYQLPFAYDPKAEAPMFRNYLNQVQPDPDRQKILAEYIGSVFVPSGMLKLEKALLLYGSGANGKSVFFEVINSMLGTSNVSNFSLQSLTDSSGYYRAKIGDKLLNYASEISGGRMQLDLFKQLVSGEPVEARLPYKDPFTITNYAKFIFNCNELPKDVEHNNAFFRRLLIVPFEVTVPEEGQDKELARKITEQELSGVLNWVLAGLGRLMEQKGFTYSEAVERQLLQYKQGSDSVLLFLEDEGYKADMVSSMPFKALYSEYRVYCVESGYKSCSRKTFSARLTAAGYQMERKNYGQAVYIRKSS is encoded by the coding sequence ATGAAGCCGGCAAGTAACCACCTCAGCTTGATGCGCACTGCCTCATACCACTCCCTGTGTCTACGACCACAGGCTGATAACCTAAAACTTGACATTCAGGCAATCAAGGCAGAGGTAGAGCGGCTACAGAACAAGTTCGAGCCCGTGCCGCATGAGCGGCTTCTGGATAGACTGCTGGAGCATGTAGAACGTATTGACTTTCGGCAGTTGGCAGACCTTGATGATAGCAGTGACAAGCTCGCCAAGAAGCATTACCTAGTGGCCTGCGTGGAGCAGGTGCTGAGTATTGCCCGCCGGAACAGTTGGGGGTTATGCCAGCATAACGGGAGTGTGTACCTCTATAACGGGGCTTTTTGGTGCGCGGTAGATGACAGCGAGCTTCAAGTGTTCCTCGGAAGGGCTGCAGAGAAGATGGGAGTCGACAAGTTCGATGCCCGACACTATTCTTTTCAGGAGCAGCTGTATAAACAATTTCTGGCCGCAGCCAATCTGCCGAAGCCAAAGCAACGTTTGGGGGTGGTGCTGGTGAACCTGCTGAACGGCACATTAGAGATAAGGCCGGAGGGGCATGTGTTGCGGGCGCCCCGTCCACAAGACTTCCTGACCTATCAGCTGCCTTTCGCCTACGATCCGAAGGCCGAGGCGCCGATGTTTAGGAATTACCTGAATCAGGTGCAGCCGGACCCAGACAGGCAAAAGATACTAGCTGAGTACATAGGCTCTGTCTTTGTGCCCTCAGGCATGCTAAAGCTGGAGAAGGCCCTGCTGCTTTATGGCTCGGGGGCAAACGGTAAGTCCGTGTTCTTTGAGGTCATCAACTCCATGTTGGGTACCAGTAATGTGTCGAATTTCTCGCTCCAAAGCCTGACAGACTCCAGCGGGTACTACCGCGCTAAAATCGGTGATAAACTGCTAAACTACGCCAGTGAGATAAGTGGGGGCAGGATGCAGCTTGACCTGTTCAAGCAGCTCGTCTCGGGTGAGCCGGTGGAGGCGCGGCTGCCGTATAAGGACCCTTTCACCATTACCAACTATGCCAAGTTCATCTTTAACTGTAACGAGCTGCCCAAGGACGTAGAGCACAACAACGCCTTCTTCCGGCGGCTTCTGATAGTGCCCTTCGAGGTGACGGTGCCTGAGGAGGGGCAGGACAAGGAGTTGGCCAGGAAGATCACTGAGCAGGAGCTGTCGGGGGTCCTAAACTGGGTGCTCGCGGGGCTTGGGCGGCTGATGGAGCAGAAGGGTTTTACCTACTCCGAGGCTGTGGAGAGGCAGCTGCTGCAGTATAAGCAGGGGTCTGACAGTGTGTTGTTGTTCCTGGAGGACGAGGGGTATAAGGCGGATATGGTTAGCAGTATGCCGTTCAAGGCCCTGTACTCAGAGTACCGGGTCTACTGCGTGGAGAGTGGCTACAAGTCCTGCTCTCGAAAGACTTTCAGTGCCCGGCTTACCGCCGCCGGTTACCAGATGGAACGCAAGAATTACGGACAGGCCGTCTACATAAGGAAAAGTAGTTAA
- a CDS encoding DUF6371 domain-containing protein has product MCGLIKTFIAMAAYRFTLQPYKGWKTRFDCPSCGARRRFTRYIDTETGNYLDERVGRCDRVDSCGYHYTPKQFFEDNPLLGQSIELYRQVDVSPKPHTPKPVSYIPEDIFRQSLRRYSENHLVFYLTRRFGADVAQDLVSCYRIGTSSHWGGATVFWQVDVTGKVRTGKVMLYDPEKGKRIKEPFSHINWVHSVLQLSEFNLQQCLFGEHLLASEPTKTVAVVESEKTALIASVYLPQFVWLASGGLYNLSVEKCQVLKGRNVVLFPDVNSLEKWREKAQELSAVASVMVSEMLERGATAADRQQGIDLADYLVRFDVDMFR; this is encoded by the coding sequence ATGTGTGGGCTAATAAAAACATTTATTGCTATGGCAGCCTATCGCTTTACCTTACAGCCGTACAAGGGGTGGAAAACACGCTTTGACTGCCCGAGTTGCGGGGCGCGCAGAAGGTTCACACGCTATATTGACACGGAAACCGGGAATTACCTTGATGAGCGTGTAGGCAGGTGTGATCGGGTAGACAGCTGTGGCTACCACTACACCCCAAAGCAGTTCTTCGAGGACAACCCACTCTTGGGACAAAGCATCGAGTTGTACAGGCAAGTTGACGTTTCACCCAAACCTCACACGCCCAAACCTGTCTCTTATATCCCTGAAGACATATTTAGGCAAAGCCTCCGCCGCTACTCCGAGAACCATTTGGTGTTTTATCTGACACGTAGGTTTGGAGCCGATGTCGCGCAGGATTTAGTTAGCTGTTACCGTATCGGTACCTCCAGCCATTGGGGCGGGGCCACGGTGTTTTGGCAGGTCGATGTTACCGGAAAGGTAAGGACCGGAAAAGTCATGCTGTATGACCCAGAGAAAGGCAAGAGGATAAAGGAGCCGTTCAGTCACATCAACTGGGTGCATAGTGTGCTGCAGTTGAGTGAATTTAACCTGCAGCAGTGTCTGTTTGGGGAGCACCTGTTAGCCTCTGAGCCCACGAAGACAGTTGCCGTTGTGGAGAGTGAGAAAACGGCCCTCATTGCGAGTGTCTACTTGCCGCAATTCGTGTGGCTGGCCAGTGGTGGCCTCTACAACCTGTCCGTGGAGAAATGCCAGGTCCTGAAGGGGAGGAACGTTGTACTGTTTCCCGACGTGAATAGCCTAGAGAAGTGGAGGGAGAAAGCGCAGGAGCTATCTGCCGTTGCTAGTGTGATGGTCTCCGAGATGTTGGAGCGTGGAGCGACTGCAGCAGACAGGCAGCAGGGGATTGACTTGGCAGATTATTTAGTTCGGTTTGATGTTGATATGTTCAGGTGA
- a CDS encoding restriction endonuclease subunit S, with protein sequence MKMLLKELVAIQTGVYAKTVPNGEATYLQASMFDAFGKLQGSIVPNVVIEGGLSRHLLSESDVLFVAKGANNFAVEYDSAMGQAIASSIFLILKPMKKSVQQVLPAYLAWYLNHPVTQAQLKHQARGSSIPSISKKTLEELEVPLPSLERQQQVLRIQQLRNREKQIMQLLEVLREQQIQSQLLLAVQQ encoded by the coding sequence ATGAAAATGCTACTAAAAGAGCTTGTCGCTATACAAACTGGGGTGTATGCTAAGACGGTGCCTAATGGTGAAGCTACTTACCTGCAAGCCAGTATGTTTGACGCCTTTGGGAAACTGCAGGGGAGTATAGTGCCTAATGTTGTGATTGAGGGTGGTCTAAGCAGGCACCTATTATCAGAAAGTGACGTGCTATTTGTAGCCAAGGGTGCCAATAATTTTGCCGTAGAGTACGATTCTGCCATGGGGCAGGCCATCGCATCATCCATATTTTTAATCTTGAAGCCTATGAAGAAAAGCGTCCAACAAGTATTGCCAGCCTACCTGGCCTGGTACCTGAACCACCCAGTTACCCAAGCGCAACTGAAGCATCAGGCAAGAGGTTCTTCTATACCATCCATTTCTAAAAAGACGCTGGAAGAATTGGAGGTGCCATTGCCAAGCTTAGAGCGACAGCAGCAGGTGCTCAGGATTCAGCAATTACGAAACAGAGAAAAGCAGATTATGCAGCTGTTAGAAGTGCTACGAGAGCAACAAATTCAAAGTCAACTACTATTAGCGGTGCAACAATAA
- a CDS encoding ISAon1 family transposase N-terminal region protein, whose amino-acid sequence MQDPYLTLIRCLLPEGILEYFNVTHVLQGPAGLQLQLEEKNLLPEVYHGQRSESKGFLPEIKLQDFPIRGQQVTLCIKRRRWHLPDSGEVITRDWKLVQQGTRMTSEFAAFLKAALG is encoded by the coding sequence TTGCAAGATCCTTACCTCACTCTTATCCGCTGTCTCTTGCCAGAAGGTATTCTGGAGTACTTCAACGTAACACATGTCCTGCAAGGCCCGGCAGGCCTGCAGCTGCAGTTGGAGGAGAAGAACCTCCTCCCCGAAGTTTATCATGGCCAGCGCTCTGAGTCCAAAGGTTTCCTGCCTGAGATTAAGCTGCAGGATTTCCCTATCCGTGGCCAGCAGGTCACCCTCTGCATCAAAAGACGCCGCTGGCACTTACCTGACTCGGGAGAGGTAATCACCAGAGACTGGAAACTGGTACAACAGGGAACGCGAATGACAAGTGAATTCGCCGCTTTTTTAAAAGCAGCACTTGGATAA
- a CDS encoding DUF2267 domain-containing protein, with translation MAFNFEENQKDAINLLKKVAEELDTEDLNQAGRVFRAVLQAIRDRLPVNDAAHFAAQLPIIWKGIYYDQYNPAQVPVKIRDGQEWIDFIRSKNAFAANNDFITDGDIIRSFQSVFKALRHCVSAEELHKVKEAMHHDIQELLEV, from the coding sequence ATGGCTTTTAACTTTGAGGAGAATCAGAAGGATGCAATCAATCTGCTTAAGAAAGTAGCGGAGGAGTTGGACACAGAAGACCTGAACCAGGCGGGCCGTGTGTTCCGGGCTGTGTTGCAGGCCATCCGCGACAGGCTGCCCGTGAACGATGCGGCACACTTTGCCGCGCAGCTGCCCATCATCTGGAAGGGCATTTACTATGACCAGTATAACCCGGCCCAGGTACCCGTAAAGATCCGCGACGGGCAGGAGTGGATAGACTTTATCCGGAGCAAGAACGCCTTCGCCGCCAACAACGACTTCATCACCGACGGCGACATCATTAGATCGTTCCAGTCGGTGTTCAAGGCACTGCGCCACTGCGTTTCGGCAGAAGAGCTGCACAAGGTAAAAGAGGCCATGCACCACGACATCCAGGAATTGCTGGAAGTATAA